A genomic window from Parasteatoda tepidariorum isolate YZ-2023 chromosome 10, CAS_Ptep_4.0, whole genome shotgun sequence includes:
- the LOC107444383 gene encoding uncharacterized protein → MDLSFKSKRNSRYKYGRRRSRSLGGIISTELCKTIDNCLPPEERLKLLIENALKTTCLIVGREFGIPVTSEEVNENISKCLTNIDSELKEKDLYKTAVFGEESLKEEPLINNLAMYNKEAARMDKESMEWDELLTNERKALNDVKNQTPAYSFKKTLDCQELEKVDFRKHTDDLSLIVESHNFQVDKISSSCEKLNKYIELTNKVVACLSKETRDNFSRRIEHTPRKLIKMFKKSYK, encoded by the exons ATGGATTtgagttttaaatcaaaaaggAATTCGAGATATAAATATGGTCGGCGCCGAAGTAGAAGCTTAGGAGGCATTATTTCTACTG aactATGCAAAACTATTGATAATTGTTTGCCTCCTGAAGAGAGGTTAAaacttttgattgaaaatgCTCTTAAG accaCTTGTTTGATAGTTGGAAGAGAATTTGGTATTCCTGTTACTTCTGAAGAAGTGAATGAAAATA taTCGAAATGTCTGACAAACATAGACTCTGAGCTCAAGGAAAAAGATCTGTATAAAACTGCTGTTTTCGGGGAAGA gagTTTGAAGGAAGAACCATTGATAAATAATCTTGCAATGTATAATAAAGAAGCTGCCAg gatGGATAAAGAAAGTATGGAATGGGATGAGCTCTTAACTAATGAAAGAAAAGCTTTAAATGATGTAAA gaatCAAACTCCAGCTTATTCGTTTAAGAAAACTTTAGATTGCCAAGAATTGGAAAAAGTGGATTTCAGAAAACATACTGATGATCTTTCTTTAATAGTTGAAAGCCATAATTTCCAG gtggataaaatatcttcatcatgtgaaaaacttaacaaatatattGAACTAACAAATAAAGTAGTTGCTTGCTTAAGCAAAGAAACAAGAG ataatTTCTCAAGAAGGATTGAACACACCCCAAGAAAATTGataaagatgtttaaaaaatcatacaaataa